The Petrotoga sibirica DSM 13575 DNA window GATCAGGTGAAATATGTGTTCGGTTTGGGGATTGATTTATTGAGAGAAGTGAAGGAGAGGGTTGCTAGCAGGTGAGAAAATAGCGCCCTTCCCCCGCTCCCCACCCATGAGGAAAAGGAGCTTTGTTAGCACCCCTTTCACCCTGCTCCCCACCCATGAGGAAAAAGTTTTTTAGCATTCCGTTCACCCAGCTCCCCAACCGTGAGGAAAAGGAGCTTTGTTAACACCCCTTTCACCACGCTCCCCACGCATTTTTAAGGAATGGGCCCTACGGTCCCTTAAACTCGGGGGAGTAAGAAGGTTCCGACCTGCATCCTGTCCATCTTAGGCCACCTAACTTACTTTGGGGGTTTCATTTGAGGTGGTTTTGTTATAGAATAAAACAGGTGATTATATGGAAAGAAGAAAATATATACTAATATCATTAATTTTTTTAATTTTTTGGGTTGGAGTTATTTTGTTTTTTGGAACAAGAAATCCAGAGGAATCTTCAAATCAATCTTATTTTGTCTATAATGTTATTAAATCAATAGATAATGTATTTGATTTTTCAGATACAAAATGGTTTAGAGAGATAGAAGTATTTTTAAAGAAGTTGTGGCTTGGAGATCAATATGCTGATTCCATAGCACTTGTTAGAAAAAGTGCGCATTTTGGAATTTATTTTATACTTGGTGTGTTTTCTTGGTTGTTTGGATATTTGTATTCAAAGAGATTATTGATAGGGACTTTACTTGGAGTATCTTTACCAGCACTTATAGCTGCATTAGATGAATATTCTCAAGAGTTTGTTGGCAGAGGTTCTTCATTGAATGATGTTCTTATAGATATTTCAGGAGCTGTTTTTGCTAATATAATAATTCTGGTAATTTATGTGGTTTATAAAATTTTGAAGGGGATTTATCTAAGGCATAAATAAAACACTATCTTTTTTTAGATAGCGTTTGAAGTTACTAAATGAAAAGTGTACCACCCTATCACACAAATCCTGTTTAATGAATTTGGTAAAAAAGATTATTTCAATATTTCTTTTAGTTCTTCTATGGTTATGCTTAGAATGTTCTTCTTTATTTGGTTTATGGTTTCTTCATTTGCTTTTCTGATCTTTTCTTCTAATTTTTTATCAATATCTTTTCCAAACCTTTGGTTTAGAATCTCAATTATTAATTCTTTTCTTTCTTCAAGTTTACCTTTTTCCATTCCTTCATTCTTCAACTTTTCAGCTATTGTCATTATCAATTCACCCCTTTCATCCATTACTTTTTTCGCTACTTCTTCTACCTTTTCTATGTTTATATCGTCCCTTGTATACATTAAATAAAGCATACACGATTCAAACAATTCATCAAACGTCTTTTTGTCTTTTATCCCAACAAGAAATTCAAACGCCTTTATTAATTCTTCGTCAAACTTTTCTCCTGTTTTTACTCTTGCCACTCTTGTCGTTTGTAATATCGCCTTTAAATTTGCTAACCCTACTATACCTAATTTTTCTTCTGGTGAGAAATCATATATCTCATATTGGTAAGTAGGTATATATTGTTTCATTATTTCTGGTAGCTCTTCTATTCCTTCTATGAGATTTATTAACTTCGTCTCTATATTCCATTTGTTTTCTCCATTGTATATTACTAGTGGTATTATTATAGGTAATTTGTTCGTTTTGATGTTGTATTTTTCTTCCCATATTCTGAGTATGTATTTTAAAAGTTGTAGAAGTACACGCGGATCATTGTAGCTTTTGTGTTCAAACAGAATGTATATGTATCCATCTTGTCCATTTATCCTTGTTTTGTACAACATGTCTGAGTGGCTTTCTTTTAAATCTTCATCCACATAGCTTTTGTCTTCTTTGGTTAAATAATTTAGGTCTAGTACTTTGGTAATCTCAGAAGGTAAATAGTTTTCTAAGAAATTTTGAGCTATTTTTTTGTTACCAAAATGTTTTTTGAAGAAAGCATCGTGTGGGTTGTTTAATTCGCTCATCTTTTGCCTCGCTTTGTGCTATAGATTTTGTTTGTTCAAAATTAATTATACCATATGTTTTTGAAGGTATGCTATTTTATCACATAACTTCTGTATAATGAGTTTTAGCGCCCTTTCCCCGCAGCCCGCCCATAAGGAAAAGGATCTTTGTTAGTGCCCTTTCCCAGCTTTTCAACCATAAGGAAAAGGGTTTGTTTCTTTTCACACTGCGCCCGTT harbors:
- a CDS encoding VanZ family protein, whose amino-acid sequence is MERRKYILISLIFLIFWVGVILFFGTRNPEESSNQSYFVYNVIKSIDNVFDFSDTKWFREIEVFLKKLWLGDQYADSIALVRKSAHFGIYFILGVFSWLFGYLYSKRLLIGTLLGVSLPALIAALDEYSQEFVGRGSSLNDVLIDISGAVFANIIILVIYVVYKILKGIYLRHK
- a CDS encoding Rpn family recombination-promoting nuclease/putative transposase, with the translated sequence MSELNNPHDAFFKKHFGNKKIAQNFLENYLPSEITKVLDLNYLTKEDKSYVDEDLKESHSDMLYKTRINGQDGYIYILFEHKSYNDPRVLLQLLKYILRIWEEKYNIKTNKLPIIIPLVIYNGENKWNIETKLINLIEGIEELPEIMKQYIPTYQYEIYDFSPEEKLGIVGLANLKAILQTTRVARVKTGEKFDEELIKAFEFLVGIKDKKTFDELFESCMLYLMYTRDDINIEKVEEVAKKVMDERGELIMTIAEKLKNEGMEKGKLEERKELIIEILNQRFGKDIDKKLEEKIRKANEETINQIKKNILSITIEELKEILK